A stretch of the Capsicum annuum cultivar UCD-10X-F1 chromosome 8, UCD10Xv1.1, whole genome shotgun sequence genome encodes the following:
- the LOC124886506 gene encoding endoplasmic reticulum oxidoreductin-1-like, with protein MLFNNSSCYVVYHMTEQCGMKFSCCSSIMDCVGCDKRRLWGKLQVLGLGTALKILFSVDGESRHDQHLQLQLQRNEVIAPVNLLNQLSESIELVQEMSPTFEKSTKGLSLQPAAKLISSWKRLWETVVGDRQTSLSLVCGSLF; from the exons ATGTTGTTCAATAATAGTAGTTGCTATGTAGTTTACCATATGACTGAACAATGTGGTATGAAATTTTCATGTTGCAGCTCTATCATGGATTGTGTAGGATGTGACAAACGTCGACTATGGGGAAAGCTCCAGGTTCTTGGCCTTGGAACTGCTTTAAAGATTCTCTTCTCAGTTGATGGTGAATCTCGGCATGATCAACAT CTACAGCTGCAGTTGCAGAGAAATGAAGTGATTGCTCCGGTAAACCTCCTTAATCAGCTTTCAGAATCAATCGAACTTGTACAGGAAATGAGCCCGACATTTGAGAAGTCAACGAAGGGGCTAAGTCTACAGCCAGCTGCTAAGCTAATAAGCTCATGGAAAAGACTATGGGAAACAGTAGTAGGGGATAGACAAACATCACTCTCTCTTGTTTGTGGTTCATTATTTTAA